Within the Deltaproteobacteria bacterium genome, the region CATTCTGGACCGGCTGGACAGCCTCCTCTTCCCCGTCGTGTTCGCCTACTACTACGCCGTCCTGCCACCGGCCTGAAGGTGACGATGGACATCCATTCCTTCCTGTTTACGTTGCTGTCGTTCTCGGTCGCGATCGGGGTGCTCGTCTTCGTGCACGAGCTCGGGCACTTCGCGGTGGCCAAGCGGGTGGGCGTGCTGGTGGAGCGCTTCTCGATCGGCTTCGGTCCGGTGGTGCTGGCGCGCAAGTCAGGGGAGACCGAGTACGCCGTGTCGGCGATCCCGCTGGGCGGCTACGTGAAGATGCTCGGCGAGGAGGAGGGAGAGGAGGCGCTCGCCAGCCCGGAGCGCGCCTTCTCGACCCAGTCGCTCGCCCGCCGCGCGGCGATCGTCTCCGCCGGCCCGGCGATGAACTTCGTGTTCGCGTTCGTCGTCTACGCGGTCCTCTTCGCGGCGGTGGGCGTGGAGAAGCCCTCGACCGAGCCGCGCGTCGGCGGCGTCACGGCCGGGCTGCCTGCCGAGCGGGCGGGCCTCCAGGCGGGCGACCGGATCGTCGCCATCGACGACACGCCGATCGGCACCTGGGAGCAGCTCTCCAAGACCGTCGTCCTCTCGAAGGGCGAGCGGCTGCGGCTGACGGTCGAGCGCGGCGGGGCGCGCTTCCCGCTCGAGGTCACGCCGGAGCTGCACGAGAACCGGACCATCTACGGCGAGGACGCGGGCAAGGTCTATCGCATCGGAGTCGAGGTGTCGATCGACTGGGAGGCGGTCGGCCCGCTCACGGCCGTCGGGATCGCCGCGCAGGAGACCGCAACCCACGCGGTCATGGTCCTGCAGGGGCTCAAGCTCATGCTGGCCGGGCGGGTGCCGTTCAAGGATCTCGGCGGTCCGATCGCGATCGCGAGCGCGGCGGGGAAGCAGGCGCGAGCCGGAGGACGCTACTACCTGCTGACGCTCGCCTTCCTATCCGTGAACCTCGCCGTCCTCAACCTGCTCCCGATCCCGGCGCTCGACGGCGGGCACCTCGCCTTCTTCGCCATCGAGGGCGTCATGCGCCGCCCGCTCGGCGCGCGGCACCGCGAGCTCGCGCTGCAGGTCGGCATCCTGCTGCTCATCACGCTGATCGTGTTCGTGTCCTACAACGACATCCACCGTCTCTTCTGGGGCTAGGCGCCGACGCTCGTCCTCGGGCTCGACACGGCGACGTGGACCGCGGCGGTCGGGGTGGCGCGCGACGGCGCCGTCCTGGCCGAGGGGGTGTACCGCGAGTCGCGCTCCCACACCGCCTCGTTGCCGCTGCTGGTCGAGCGCGTGTTCGGCGACGCGGGCCTCGCGCTCGAAGACCTCGAGGGCATCGCGGTGTCGATTGGGCCGGGCTCGTTCACCGGGCTGCGCATCGGGCTCGCGCTCGCCAAGGGGCTCGCGTTCGCCGGCGGGCTCCCGGTGGTGGGCGTGCCGACGCTTGAGGCCCTCGCCTGGGTCGTGGACGCCGAGCCGGGCGCTACCGTGTGCGCCGCGCTCGACGCGCGCAAGCGCGAGGTCTATGCGGCGCTCTTCGCGCTGGAGGCCGGCGGCCCGCGCCGTCTCACGCCCGATCTCGCGCTGGCGCCCGAGGCGCTCGCGGCGCGGCTTCCGCGCCCTTGCACGGTCGTGGGCGACGCGGGCGAGGTCTACGGCGAGGTGCTGGGCGCGCATGCGCGCCTCCTGCCCTTCGCCAGCCATCATCCGCGCGGCGGCGTGATCGCGCGGCTCGGCGCCGCGCGGCTCGCGGCGGGCGAGGCGGCCAACCTGGGCACGCTCGAGCCGGTCTACGTCCGTCCGCCGGACGCGGAGCTGCCCCGGTCGCGTTGACAGGCCGTTTTGGA harbors:
- the tsaB gene encoding tRNA (adenosine(37)-N6)-threonylcarbamoyltransferase complex dimerization subunit type 1 TsaB, with the protein product MARDGAVLAEGVYRESRSHTASLPLLVERVFGDAGLALEDLEGIAVSIGPGSFTGLRIGLALAKGLAFAGGLPVVGVPTLEALAWVVDAEPGATVCAALDARKREVYAALFALEAGGPRRLTPDLALAPEALAARLPRPCTVVGDAGEVYGEVLGAHARLLPFASHHPRGGVIARLGAARLAAGEAANLGTLEPVYVRPPDAELPRSR
- the rseP gene encoding RIP metalloprotease RseP, translated to MDIHSFLFTLLSFSVAIGVLVFVHELGHFAVAKRVGVLVERFSIGFGPVVLARKSGETEYAVSAIPLGGYVKMLGEEEGEEALASPERAFSTQSLARRAAIVSAGPAMNFVFAFVVYAVLFAAVGVEKPSTEPRVGGVTAGLPAERAGLQAGDRIVAIDDTPIGTWEQLSKTVVLSKGERLRLTVERGGARFPLEVTPELHENRTIYGEDAGKVYRIGVEVSIDWEAVGPLTAVGIAAQETATHAVMVLQGLKLMLAGRVPFKDLGGPIAIASAAGKQARAGGRYYLLTLAFLSVNLAVLNLLPIPALDGGHLAFFAIEGVMRRPLGARHRELALQVGILLLITLIVFVSYNDIHRLFWG